A region from the Pelecanus crispus isolate bPelCri1 chromosome 11, bPelCri1.pri, whole genome shotgun sequence genome encodes:
- the IL4R gene encoding interleukin-4 receptor subunit alpha isoform X2, with translation MARLPSAALHTLWILFFSYTTSEVMAAEQVQEFACFTDFDKELVCHWKVPAQINCSKEFLLYYRQEFFPLNHVCVPENGKDSLRCTCTISPRYFVSGLTYILALQFNGTDMWNYSVTPAMVVKPRAPKNLAVEKVENGNFNLSWEESYSPKSMLSGRPVIYEVKYWRKQHPTEVSVKAINYQAKSFEIAASSLRRGYDYVASVRCNYTDYPAYWSEWSEEVEFHYDYQVTTEDILHMAVPISCILVMAVSVICYFCFTKMKKEWWDQIPNPAKSHLVVKNVKFSVLCYIDEIKFPFHDLKQSHMENQISCKNCLAQSLSSQNYKGKDNIRNVEKSCSCPSKSGEWFPKGSSAVLTPETILVEESVEICECLTDVEAESQEETGDQITMFEPCESSVSAFREHTEHNDVLASMFIELLADENNMQDNKDPDIITGENKTFEKLGSENLSQQNPKESTAQSQQPCGISHTVSLFTKACQDDYNCSTASKKSEQSEESFESGYQSSSINSASLDARDLQHMVHQSLFPCSSESQHDSCVLIQESPNKPSFGTKRDRISNSAHKSFDTFLSLSMGLCSSAYKSFDTLISPSLEPCGSAYKSFDTLTSPSVEPCGSAYKSFDTLTSPSVEPCGAAYKSFDTLTSPSVEPCGAAYKSFDTLTSPSVEPCGAAYKSFDTLVSAFKEPSSSAYKSFDTLVSQSMANSGLTLCFENMCSSSSLTQCSETPELSCGDQIYQPPSNQTCYTNYRLPCTELDFQNTCSEDTDFPSFSTHANDSASTFLPEEEIHKQVTYQNVQKKANIISCPTGPQSCGYQPFDNAVKCNATYCDNDSEVIARSLYEPFIRLLYKNLREAPPDTIICEPDQRTDDHVCLIVQGFDCSIVPSLASSENVTQTSDGSIWIINSNQLSSESKDENTSRDKQLLHFLELNCQDFNSGERTIKGTKADGFNYTGKGMQESSSNRLNTDFHCRMHNHLRKLGNAGENKEVMVGRRCGSAASLPEESLDSIGLNLERKTAEPLELLVSDRLTPLFVDNCCPDSHSIHSEGSILAPAVKKRPVELLRENNRKNEKKMKLVQALAQEDNCYMKVA, from the exons TTATGGCTGCAGAGCAGGTACAGGAATTTGCATGCTTCACTGACTTTGACAAAGAGCTGGTTTGTCACTGGAAGGTACCTGCACAAATTAATTGCTCCAAAGAATTTCTGCTGTACTACAGGCAAGAATTTTTTCCGCT aaatcacGTGTGTGTTCCTGAGAATGGAAAAGACAGTTTAAGGTGCACTTGCACAATCAGTCCGCGTTATTTTGTATCAGGCCTCACGTATATTCTAGCTTTACAGTTCAATGGGACAGATATGTGGAATTACAGCGTTACACCAGCCATGGTTG ttaagcCAAGAGCCCCCAAAAATCTTGCTGTTGAGAAAGTTGAAAATGGTAATTTCAATCTGAGCTGGGAGGAGAGCTACTCTCCTAAATCCATGCTCTCTGGACGTCCGGTCATCTACGAAGTGAAATACTGGAGGAAGCAGCACCCAACAGAG GTTTCTGTTAAAGCAATTAACTACCAGGCAAAAAGCTTTGAAATTGCTGCAAGCTCCTTGAGGAGAGGCTATGACTATGTTGCAAGCGTAAGGTGTAACTATACAGACTACCCGGCCTATTGGAGTGAATGGAGTGAAGAAGTTGAATTTCACTATG ATTACCAAGTAACAACCGAAGACATTCTGCATATGGCTGTTCCCATATCCTGCATACTGGTCATGGCAGTATCTGTAATTTGTTACTTCTGTTTTACCAA AATGAAGAAAGAATGGTGGGATCAAATCCCAAATCCAGCAAAGAGCCATTTGGTCGTAAAAAATGTCAAG TTTTCAGTTTTGTGCTACATTGATGAAATTAAGTTCCCTTTCCATGATTTAAAGCAGAGTCATATGGAAAACCAAAT AAGTTGCAAGAACTGTCTGGCTCAAAGTTTGTCAAGCCAAAACTACAAGGGAAAAGATAACATCAGAAATGTTGAGAAATCTTGCAGTTGCCCCAGCAAGTCTGGAGAGTGGTTTCCAAAAGGCAGCAGTGCAGTTTTAACCCCCGAGACAATTCTGGTTGAAGAGTCTGTAGAAATCTGTGAATGTTTAACAGACGTTGAGGCTGAGAGCCAGGAAGAGACTGGTGACCAGATCACCATGTTTGAGCCTTGTGAGAGCAGTGTCAGTGCTTTCAGAGAGCACACGGAACACAATGATGTACTAGCTAGCATGTTTATTGAGCTCCTGGCAGATGAAAACAACATGCAAGACAATAAAGACCCAGACATCATCACAGGTGAGAATAAAACCTTTGAGAAACTTGGGTCAGAAAATCTATCACAgcaaaatccaaaagaaagcacagcCCAGAGTCAGCAGCCATGTGGTATTTCTCATACAGTCTCCCTTTTCACTAAAGCCTGTCAAGATGACTACAATTGTAGTACAGCCAGCAAGAAGTCAGAACAATCAGAAGAATCCTTTGAATCTGGCTACCAGAGCTCCAGCATAAATTCTGCTTCTCTGGATGCAAGAGATCTCCAACATATGGTTCATCAAAGCCTTTTTCCGTGCAGTTCTGAAAGTCAGCATGACTCGTGTGTCCTGATCCAGGAATCTCCAAACAAACCATCCTTTGGGACCAAAAGAGACAGAATAAGCAACTCTGCACACAAGAGTTTTGATACCTTTCTGTCTCTGTCCATGGGGCTGTGTAGCTCTGCATATAAGAGCTTTGACACCCTTAtctctccatccttggagcCCTGTGGTTCTGCCTACAAGAGTTTTGACACCCTTACGTCTCCGTCTGTGGAGCCCTGTGGTTCTGCCTACAAGAGCTTTGACACCCTTACATCTCCGTCTGTGGAGCCCTGTGGTGCTGCATACAAGAGCTTTGACACCCTTACATCTCCGTCTGTGGAGCCCTGTGGTGCTGCCTACAAGAGCTTTGACACCCTTACATCTCCGTCTGTGGAGCCCTGTGGTGCTGCATACAAGAGCTTTGATACTCTTGTGTCTGCATTCAAGGAACCAAGTAGCTCTGCATATAAGAGCTTTGATACCCTTGTGTCTCAGTCTATGGCTAACAGTGGCCTGactctgtgttttgaaaatatgtgcTCCTCATCATCATTGACACAGTGTTCAGAGACACCAGAACTTAGCTGCGGAGATCAAATTTATCAACCCCCTAGCAATCAGACATGTTATACTAACTACAGATTGCCCTGCACTGAGCTTGATTTTCAAAACACCTGTTCAGAAGATACTgattttccatctttctccaCACATGCAAATGACAGTGCATCAACTTTCCTACCAGAGGAAGAAATACATAAGCAAGTAACATATCAAAATGTTCAAAAGAAAGCCAATATAATTTCTTGCCCCACTGGACCTCAATCATGTGGTTATCAACCTTTTGATAATGCAGTTAAATGTAATGCTACATACTGTGACAATGACAGTGAGGTTATCGCTAGGTCACTATATGAACCCTTTATTCGTCTTTTGTACAAGAACCTGAGAGAGGCACCTCCAGATACCATAATCTGTGAACCTGACCAGAGGACAGATGACCACGTATGTTTGATTGTACAGGGCTTTGACTGCAGCATTGTCCCAAGTTTAGCCTCTAGTGAGAATGTCACACAGACCAGTGATGGCAGCATTTGGATCATCAACTCTAATCAGCTGTCTAGTGAGAGCAAAGATGAAAATACCAGCAGAGACAAGCAGCTGTTGCATTTTTTAGAGCTGAACTGTCAAGATTTTAACAGTGGAGAAAGAACTATAAAGGGGACAAAAGCTGACGGCTTTAACTATACTGGTAAAGGAATGCAAGAGAGCAGCAGTAACAGACTAAATACTGACTTTCACTGCCGCATGCACAACCACTTGAGGAAACTTGGAAATGCAGGGGAAAATAAAGAGGTGATGGTAGGCAGGAGGTGTGGCTCAGCAGCTAGCTTACCAGAAGAATCACTGGACAGCATTGGGctaaatttagaaagaaaaaccgCAGAGCCCCTGGAGCTCCTGGTCTCAGACAGGCTGACACCTCTTTTTGTAGATAATTGCTGTCCTGATTCTCACAGCATTCACAGTGAGGGTTCCATACTGGCACCTGCAGTTAAGAAAAGACCAGTAGAACTATTGAGGGAAAACAACaggaagaatgagaaaaaaatgaaacttgtaCAAGCCCTTGCACAGGAGGACAACTGCTACATGAAGGTAGCCTAG
- the IL4R gene encoding interleukin-4 receptor subunit alpha isoform X1, with the protein MARLPSAALHTLWILFFSYTTSEVMAAEQVQEFACFTDFDKELVCHWKVPAQINCSKEFLLYYRQEFFPLNHVCVPENGKDSLRCTCTISPRYFVSGLTYILALQFNGTDMWNYSVTPAMVVKPRAPKNLAVEKVENGNFNLSWEESYSPKSMLSGRPVIYEVKYWRKQHPTEVSVKAINYQAKSFEIAASSLRRGYDYVASVRCNYTDYPAYWSEWSEEVEFHYDYQVTTEDILHMAVPISCILVMAVSVICYFCFTKMKKEWWDQIPNPAKSHLVVKNVKFSVLCYIDEIKFPFHDLKQSHMENQIRSCKNCLAQSLSSQNYKGKDNIRNVEKSCSCPSKSGEWFPKGSSAVLTPETILVEESVEICECLTDVEAESQEETGDQITMFEPCESSVSAFREHTEHNDVLASMFIELLADENNMQDNKDPDIITGENKTFEKLGSENLSQQNPKESTAQSQQPCGISHTVSLFTKACQDDYNCSTASKKSEQSEESFESGYQSSSINSASLDARDLQHMVHQSLFPCSSESQHDSCVLIQESPNKPSFGTKRDRISNSAHKSFDTFLSLSMGLCSSAYKSFDTLISPSLEPCGSAYKSFDTLTSPSVEPCGSAYKSFDTLTSPSVEPCGAAYKSFDTLTSPSVEPCGAAYKSFDTLTSPSVEPCGAAYKSFDTLVSAFKEPSSSAYKSFDTLVSQSMANSGLTLCFENMCSSSSLTQCSETPELSCGDQIYQPPSNQTCYTNYRLPCTELDFQNTCSEDTDFPSFSTHANDSASTFLPEEEIHKQVTYQNVQKKANIISCPTGPQSCGYQPFDNAVKCNATYCDNDSEVIARSLYEPFIRLLYKNLREAPPDTIICEPDQRTDDHVCLIVQGFDCSIVPSLASSENVTQTSDGSIWIINSNQLSSESKDENTSRDKQLLHFLELNCQDFNSGERTIKGTKADGFNYTGKGMQESSSNRLNTDFHCRMHNHLRKLGNAGENKEVMVGRRCGSAASLPEESLDSIGLNLERKTAEPLELLVSDRLTPLFVDNCCPDSHSIHSEGSILAPAVKKRPVELLRENNRKNEKKMKLVQALAQEDNCYMKVA; encoded by the exons TTATGGCTGCAGAGCAGGTACAGGAATTTGCATGCTTCACTGACTTTGACAAAGAGCTGGTTTGTCACTGGAAGGTACCTGCACAAATTAATTGCTCCAAAGAATTTCTGCTGTACTACAGGCAAGAATTTTTTCCGCT aaatcacGTGTGTGTTCCTGAGAATGGAAAAGACAGTTTAAGGTGCACTTGCACAATCAGTCCGCGTTATTTTGTATCAGGCCTCACGTATATTCTAGCTTTACAGTTCAATGGGACAGATATGTGGAATTACAGCGTTACACCAGCCATGGTTG ttaagcCAAGAGCCCCCAAAAATCTTGCTGTTGAGAAAGTTGAAAATGGTAATTTCAATCTGAGCTGGGAGGAGAGCTACTCTCCTAAATCCATGCTCTCTGGACGTCCGGTCATCTACGAAGTGAAATACTGGAGGAAGCAGCACCCAACAGAG GTTTCTGTTAAAGCAATTAACTACCAGGCAAAAAGCTTTGAAATTGCTGCAAGCTCCTTGAGGAGAGGCTATGACTATGTTGCAAGCGTAAGGTGTAACTATACAGACTACCCGGCCTATTGGAGTGAATGGAGTGAAGAAGTTGAATTTCACTATG ATTACCAAGTAACAACCGAAGACATTCTGCATATGGCTGTTCCCATATCCTGCATACTGGTCATGGCAGTATCTGTAATTTGTTACTTCTGTTTTACCAA AATGAAGAAAGAATGGTGGGATCAAATCCCAAATCCAGCAAAGAGCCATTTGGTCGTAAAAAATGTCAAG TTTTCAGTTTTGTGCTACATTGATGAAATTAAGTTCCCTTTCCATGATTTAAAGCAGAGTCATATGGAAAACCAAAT CAGAAGTTGCAAGAACTGTCTGGCTCAAAGTTTGTCAAGCCAAAACTACAAGGGAAAAGATAACATCAGAAATGTTGAGAAATCTTGCAGTTGCCCCAGCAAGTCTGGAGAGTGGTTTCCAAAAGGCAGCAGTGCAGTTTTAACCCCCGAGACAATTCTGGTTGAAGAGTCTGTAGAAATCTGTGAATGTTTAACAGACGTTGAGGCTGAGAGCCAGGAAGAGACTGGTGACCAGATCACCATGTTTGAGCCTTGTGAGAGCAGTGTCAGTGCTTTCAGAGAGCACACGGAACACAATGATGTACTAGCTAGCATGTTTATTGAGCTCCTGGCAGATGAAAACAACATGCAAGACAATAAAGACCCAGACATCATCACAGGTGAGAATAAAACCTTTGAGAAACTTGGGTCAGAAAATCTATCACAgcaaaatccaaaagaaagcacagcCCAGAGTCAGCAGCCATGTGGTATTTCTCATACAGTCTCCCTTTTCACTAAAGCCTGTCAAGATGACTACAATTGTAGTACAGCCAGCAAGAAGTCAGAACAATCAGAAGAATCCTTTGAATCTGGCTACCAGAGCTCCAGCATAAATTCTGCTTCTCTGGATGCAAGAGATCTCCAACATATGGTTCATCAAAGCCTTTTTCCGTGCAGTTCTGAAAGTCAGCATGACTCGTGTGTCCTGATCCAGGAATCTCCAAACAAACCATCCTTTGGGACCAAAAGAGACAGAATAAGCAACTCTGCACACAAGAGTTTTGATACCTTTCTGTCTCTGTCCATGGGGCTGTGTAGCTCTGCATATAAGAGCTTTGACACCCTTAtctctccatccttggagcCCTGTGGTTCTGCCTACAAGAGTTTTGACACCCTTACGTCTCCGTCTGTGGAGCCCTGTGGTTCTGCCTACAAGAGCTTTGACACCCTTACATCTCCGTCTGTGGAGCCCTGTGGTGCTGCATACAAGAGCTTTGACACCCTTACATCTCCGTCTGTGGAGCCCTGTGGTGCTGCCTACAAGAGCTTTGACACCCTTACATCTCCGTCTGTGGAGCCCTGTGGTGCTGCATACAAGAGCTTTGATACTCTTGTGTCTGCATTCAAGGAACCAAGTAGCTCTGCATATAAGAGCTTTGATACCCTTGTGTCTCAGTCTATGGCTAACAGTGGCCTGactctgtgttttgaaaatatgtgcTCCTCATCATCATTGACACAGTGTTCAGAGACACCAGAACTTAGCTGCGGAGATCAAATTTATCAACCCCCTAGCAATCAGACATGTTATACTAACTACAGATTGCCCTGCACTGAGCTTGATTTTCAAAACACCTGTTCAGAAGATACTgattttccatctttctccaCACATGCAAATGACAGTGCATCAACTTTCCTACCAGAGGAAGAAATACATAAGCAAGTAACATATCAAAATGTTCAAAAGAAAGCCAATATAATTTCTTGCCCCACTGGACCTCAATCATGTGGTTATCAACCTTTTGATAATGCAGTTAAATGTAATGCTACATACTGTGACAATGACAGTGAGGTTATCGCTAGGTCACTATATGAACCCTTTATTCGTCTTTTGTACAAGAACCTGAGAGAGGCACCTCCAGATACCATAATCTGTGAACCTGACCAGAGGACAGATGACCACGTATGTTTGATTGTACAGGGCTTTGACTGCAGCATTGTCCCAAGTTTAGCCTCTAGTGAGAATGTCACACAGACCAGTGATGGCAGCATTTGGATCATCAACTCTAATCAGCTGTCTAGTGAGAGCAAAGATGAAAATACCAGCAGAGACAAGCAGCTGTTGCATTTTTTAGAGCTGAACTGTCAAGATTTTAACAGTGGAGAAAGAACTATAAAGGGGACAAAAGCTGACGGCTTTAACTATACTGGTAAAGGAATGCAAGAGAGCAGCAGTAACAGACTAAATACTGACTTTCACTGCCGCATGCACAACCACTTGAGGAAACTTGGAAATGCAGGGGAAAATAAAGAGGTGATGGTAGGCAGGAGGTGTGGCTCAGCAGCTAGCTTACCAGAAGAATCACTGGACAGCATTGGGctaaatttagaaagaaaaaccgCAGAGCCCCTGGAGCTCCTGGTCTCAGACAGGCTGACACCTCTTTTTGTAGATAATTGCTGTCCTGATTCTCACAGCATTCACAGTGAGGGTTCCATACTGGCACCTGCAGTTAAGAAAAGACCAGTAGAACTATTGAGGGAAAACAACaggaagaatgagaaaaaaatgaaacttgtaCAAGCCCTTGCACAGGAGGACAACTGCTACATGAAGGTAGCCTAG
- the IL21R gene encoding interleukin-21 receptor produces the protein MAQFLPICVKGALSSASTADLGHPVRTNMRNKLWLQSISFFLLFQYTTCCENLTCFVDYVQTLSCILRNDLGASSYNLTATWVNEEDPENTVAACNLLQFSRNTSHTQYMCTVDMTVLMADNKVQVDVTEMADGQHVISKGFYMAENVKPQPPFNLTAVFSDGYNISWETIYQSSPFYFLNEELEYQLRYKRRTDTWETQKTKAVHEDKRTLVVLPWELQADTEYEFQVRARTREDTGYHGFWSEWSPLLMLKTRPAAVTQTAGMGWLLLFGVVVAVAASITTFLAKQRSLWKKMACIPDPAPFFKPLYLVHNGDFKKWVGASNKKTTFDFFEWGMVLPEVLEVYTMRPSNSTSREELHELRKDLPCKPCVSCLTAPGQDSQSPLSSANGSSGTQDRSYGHLSIDTVTVADEFTPCNCQYNCNRVYRGHEHTSEEDSSARETGYPKVNVDDEDRKISSDLHLADLSTQDKILASGSVSTDHLRSTSVPAHQQVEKALEGGMGSILEALCLQPNQWDLENAASLPSPDGESVSYSEGSCDFFPHITRPGDSYPMICVDLDTIDSGFVDSDCGSPVDSEFEQNSQTNCGSIPLEQMGEDFPRSYVKQWVSCRSDGPVNGTQAN, from the exons ATGGCTCAGTTTCTGCCAATCTGTGTGAAAGGAGCACTGAgttctgccagcactgctgactTAG gacATCCAGTCAGAACCAACATGAGGAACAAACTGTGGCTCCAGagtatttccttcttccttttattcCAGTACA CTACGTGTTGTGAAAACCTCACTTGTTTTGTGGACTATGTACAGACCCTGTCCTGTATCCTGAGAAATGACTTGGGTGCCAGTTCGTATAACCTCACTGCAACATG GGTTAATGAGGAAGATCCAGAAAATACTGTGGCTGCCTGCAATCTCTTGCAATTCTCCAGGAACACCAGTCACACGCAGTACATGTGCACTGTGGACATGACTGTGCTCATGGCAGATAACAAAGTCCAGGTGGATGTTACAGAGATGGCTGATGGGCAGCACGTGATTTCTAAAGGCTTTTATATGGCAGAGAACG TCAAACCGCAGCCTCCGTTCAATCTGACTGCTGTGTTCTCAGATGGTTACAATATTTCTTGGGAAACTATCTACCAGAGCTCTCCTTTCTACTTTTTGAATGAGGAGCTGGAATATCAGCTGCGTTATAAGAGAAGGACTGACACCTGGGAG ACTCAGAAGACTAAAGCTGTCCATGAAGATAAACGGACGCTGGTGGTCCTGCCATGGGAACTCCAGGCGGACACTGAGTATGAGTTCCAAGTGAGAGCCAGAACCCGAGAAGACACTGGCTACCATGGATTTTGGAGTGAATGGAGTCCTCTGCTGATGCTGAAAACCAGGCCTGCCG CAGTGACACAGACAGCAGGCATGGgatggctgctgctgtttggtgTTGTCGTGGCAGTCGCTGCCTCAATCACAACCTTTCTGGCCAAACAGAGGAG CTTGTGGAAGAAGATGGCTTGTATCCCAGACCCTGCTCCCTTTTTCAAGCCTCTTTACCTGGTGCATAATGGAGATTTCAAG AAGTGGGTCGGTGCATCCAACAAGAAAACGACCTTCGATTTCTTTGAATGGGGAATGGTCCTTCCAGAAGTCCTAGAAGTTTACACTATGCGTCCTTCCAACAGCACTTCACGGGAGGAGCTGCATGAGCTGAGAAAAGATCTGCCTTGCAAACCCTGTGTGTCTTGCCTGACTGCCCCAGGTCAGGATAGCCAGTCCCCGCTGTCTAGTGCGAATGGCAGCAGTGGGACTCAGGATCGGTCATACGGGCATTTGTCCATTGATACTGTGACTGTGGCTGACGAATTTACACCTTGTAACTGCCAGTACAACTGTAACCGTGTGTACAGGGGACATGAGCATACCAGTGAGGAGGACAGTAGTGCTAGAGAAACTGGTTACCCCAAGGTTAATGTTGATGATGAAGACAGAAAGATATCCAGTGACTTGCATCTGGCTGACCTGAGCACGCAGGACAAAATACTTGCTTCAGGCTCTGTGTCCACAGACCACCTGAGGAGTACAAGTGTCCCAGCCCACCAGCAAGTAGAAAAGGCTTTGGAAGGAGGCATGGGGAGCATCCTAGAAGCCCTTTGTTTGCAGCCTAATCAGTGGGATTTGGAAAATGCAGCTTCTCTACCTTCTCCTGATGGTGAAAGTGTTTCCTACAGTGAAGGCTCCTGTGACTTCTTCCCTCACATCACAAGGCCTGGTGACAGTTACCCTATGATCTGTGTAGATTTGGACACTATTGATAGTGGCTTTGTGGACTCGGACTGTGGGAGTCCAGTTGACTCTGAATTTGAGCAGAACAGTCAGACCAACTGTGGGTCCATCCCTCTTGAGCAGATGGGGGAGGACTTTCCACGGAGCTATGTCAAGCAGTGGGTCTCCTGTCGCTCTGATGGCCCTGTCAATGGGACACAGGCAAACTAA